One Delphinus delphis chromosome 3, mDelDel1.2, whole genome shotgun sequence genomic region harbors:
- the SLC5A5 gene encoding sodium/iodide cotransporter, with protein sequence MAAVEAGARATFGAWDYGVFALMLLVSTGIGLWVGLARGGQRSAEDFFTGGRRLTALPVGLSLAASFMSAVQVLGVPAEAYRYGLKFLWMCLGQLLNSLLTALLFLPVFYRLGLTSTYQYLELRFSRAVRLCGTLQYLVATMLYTGIVIYAPALILNQVTGLDIWASLLSTGVICTFYTTVGGMKAVIWTDVFQVLVMLSGFWVVLARGTMLVGGPGQVLELAKNHSRINLMDFDLDPRSRYTFWTFVVGGTLVWLSMYGVNQAQVQRYMACRTEKQAKLAVLVNQLGLFLIVSSAAFCGIIMFTFYLDCDPLLAGRISAPDQYMPLMVLDIFVDLPGVPGLFLACAYSGTLSTASTSINAMAAVTVEDLIKPRLPSLTPRRLVIISKGLSLIYGSACLTVAALSSLLGGGVLEGSFTIMGVISGPLLGAFILGMFLPACNTLGVLSGLAVGLALSLWVAVGATLYPPSAQSMGVLPSSAAGCAVPSANASGILDPILAANASSRASSLEMDPDQPTLTDSFYAISYLYYGALGTVSTVLCGALVSCLTGPTKRSALGPGLLWWDLTRQTASVAPKEEVATLDDSLMKGAEELPPGTKRPPDFLPTDEDHLLFLGQKEMNGAGSRTPGSEHDKGLNLRETDL encoded by the exons ATGGCCGCCGTCGAGGCAGGGGCGCGGGCCACGTTCGGAGCCTGGGACTACGGGGTCTTCGCTCTCATGCTGCTGGTGTCCACCGGCATCGGGCTATGGGTCGGGCTAGCCCGGGGCGGGCAGCGCAGCGCCGAGGATTTCTTCACCGGGGGCCGGCGCCTGACTGCCTTGCCCGTTGGCCTCTCGCTGGCCGCCAGCTTCATGTCGGCGGTACAGGTGCTGGGCGTGCCGGCCGAGGCCTACCGCTACGGCCTCAAGTTCCTCTGGATGTGCCTGGGACAGCTGCTCAACTCTCTGCTCACTGCCCTGCTCTTCCTGCCGGTCTTCTACCGCCTGGGCCTCACCAGCACCTACCAG TATCTGGAGCTGCGCTTCAGCCGCGCTGTGCGGCTCTGCGGGACCCTGCAGTACCTGGTAGCTACA ATGCTGTACACCGGCATCGTGATCTACGCCCCCGCGCTCATCCTGAACCAAG TGACAGGGCTGGACATCTGGGCATCGCTCCTGTCTACCGGAGTCATCTGCACCTTCTACACTACTGTG GGCGGCATGAAGGCTGTGATCTGGACCGACGTGTTTCAGGTCTTAGTGATGCTGAGTGGTTTCTGGGTTGTCCTGGCTCGCGGAACTATGCTCGTGGGTGGACCTGGGCAAGTACTTGAGCTTGCCAAGAACCACTCCAGGATCAACCTGATGGA CTTTGACCTGGACCCAAGGAGCCGCTACACATTCTGGACTTTTGTTGTCGGTGGCACATTGGTATGGCTTTCAATGTATGGTGTGAACCAAGCACAGGTGCAGCGCTACATGGCCTGTCGCACGGAGAAACAGGCCAAGCT GGCCGTGCTCGTCAACCAACTGGGCCTGTTCCTGATCGTGTCCAGTGCTGCTTTCTGTGGCATCATCATGTTCACGTTCTACCTTGACTGTGACCCTCTCCTGGCAGGGCGTATCTCTGCCCCAGACCAG TACATGCCCTTGATGGTGCTGGACATCTTCGTGGACCTGCCTGGAGTCCCTGGGCTCTTTCTGGCCTGTGCCTACAGTGGCACCCTCAG CACTGCATCCACCAGCATCAATGCCATGGCTGCTGTCACTGTGGAGGACCTCATCAAACCTCGGCTGCCGAGTCTGACCCCCCGGAGACTTGTCATCATCTCCAAGGGGCTGT CGCTCATCTACGGCTCGGCCTGTCTCACTGTGGCAGCTCTGTCCTCCCTGCTGGGGGGCGGCGTTCTCGAG GGCTCCTTCACCATCATGGGAGTCATCAGCGGCCCCCTCCTAGGAGCTTTCATCCTGGGAATGTTCCTCCCCGCCTGCAATACGCTG GGCGTCCTGTCCGGGCTGGCGGTGGGCTTGGCGCTGTCGCTGTGGGTGGCCGTGGGTGCCACTCTGTACCCGCCTAGCGCGCAGTCCATGGGGGTCCTGCCTTCATCGGCCGCCGGCTGTGCTGTGCCCTCGGCCAACGCCTCTGGCATCCTAGACCCGATTCTCGCCGCCAACGCCTCCAGCAGGGCCTCCAG cctcgaAATGGACCCTGATCAACCCACCTTAACTGACAGCTTCTACGCCATTTCCTATCTCTATTATGGTGCCCTGGGCACAGTGAGCACCGTGCTATGTGGAGCTCTCGTCAGCTGCCTGACGG GCCCCACCAAGCGCAGTGCCCTGGGTCCTGGTCTGCTGTGGTGGGACCTCACACGGCAGACGGCATCTGTGGCCCCTAAGGAAGAAGTGGCCACCCTGGATGACAGCTTGATGAAG